The region CAAAAGTTCATTTATTAGAGAAAAGAGATGGTACATAAACATTAGAAACATTAGAGTCAACCTTATAACAAATCCCCTCTTCCTACATATTCCTATATAGTTCACCCACAAAGCTTGATTTTTAGTAGGCCACGTCATTATTAAATCATATCAAATCCAGTGAGCTCTAAATTTTCGCCACGTGTCCATATATTTCATCTCTTCAGTCCAAAAGCCTACCATCCCTCAGCCCAAAAAGCTCAGTGTCATCCCACCACGTAAACATCCACACCGCACgcgagctctcctctcctcatcATCGAGCGCCGCCTCTACTCTCCTCGTCGCCCTGCGTTGCCCGTCAATCTCCTCTCTCGTCGCCCAGCGATGTCCGCCACAtgccttctctcctctcctcgtcgcacagcgccgcctctcctctccttgtCGCCCTGCGTCGTCCGTCGATCTCCTCTCCCTGTCACCCAACGACGTCCGCCGCCCccctgctctcctctcctcgtcgcccagcgccgcccgccggcgtgctacctcacctcctcctctcgcccCATGGCATGCTCCCCTTGTCGACAGCTCCCATTCGATCAAATCCATTAACACTTCCTCATCAGTGCCCATGACAGTGCTCAGCCTGCAAATTTTTTCCATAGCAAAATTAATCATGTCATAACAGAACACCACACATCGATGTTGGTAATCGTGTTTGGAATTGCCGCCACATCAGTGGATAATATATGATAGTTCACTCACtttgtttttcattcataGTGTTTGGAGTTGCTGCAATTTTTATTGATAGCTCAATATTACGCATATGTACATATAATGCTGAACTTTGTTTGGCCTTTTGACATGTTTTATGGTACTAGGTACCTAACTCATCAAACtgctttattttagaaaatatacgCTGATATGTAATattgttatttgttatttatttagagGATGATATAGGAAAATTACATGCTAATACTACAAGCAAATGTAGATTATCTTTCTTAGGCCTCacataaaactatataagtatataagtataaatttgTCATCCATTATTATGCCTTCGGCGCTATCGAATATAAAatcttcaatatttttttctcaaattctactttactcttttttatCATGCAGATTTCTACGTCATTCCTATTTCACTCTAAGTATGATTTTACCTATACAATGGTCCGCCGCAATGCGTGGGGTCTCATCTAgtatattatatgtgttggCTCTAATATGAACTTTATGATAGctctaattttaaactttgccCTTATATAAAATCAGAGAGAGTAACTTAAATGCTCTTATTTGGAAATGATATGAAATAAGAGCTGGGTCAAAGTTAAATGGAGAGAAACTTAAATGAGATGATATATGAGGTAACTAGTactcaataaatatattcttttagggacaaaattaataaaaaaaatgtcaaaaaacAATCATTTTGCACGAAGCCTCCGCTCCATTTAAATACACAACGAagactaaaattaaaaaataatttggcacCAAAATTAAAACAGTTGCGCCGAACGCCACAATACCCATAGGAGCCCAAGTGAGTTATGTAGTTCGCTTAACTGGTGTCAAAGTTCCCTCTGATATGTATACACATGGAAATCCATATAATGAGATCGAAATTATTCCAACACTTTCGATGTAGAGTTGATCATCATCAGTTTTAAAATGTTCATCAGAAAAcgaacaaaatataaataatactatttgatttattattaattccaaaaaaacatcacTCCATAGTAGCAGCAACAGTAATGCGAGTATCCTCTGTAACACGGGAAAAGGTGGGGAaaaacgaaagaaaaaaaaaactcaagcGAAAGCAAGCAGCGCCACGCCAAGCTTGGCAAGCTTGAAGGCGTCGTCGTTCTCCGCCGTCACCGGCGACGTGGCGTTCCCCCTGCGGAACCCGTCCTCGCACcccctcgccgcggccgccgactCCTCCAGCGACGACCTCGCCTCCCCGAACCTGCGGCCCCtcaccgcggcggcgcaggcgggcTGCCTCCGCGCTACGCCCGCGTACAGCGCCCGGCACGACCGCAGGCACCGCGCCGTGGCGGCGTCCACCTTCCTGatcccgacgccgccgcggagcaAGCCGTCGATCCTGGCCGACGTGCTGGTGGCGTTGGCCGCGAggaggccgacggcgacggcggcgaggtcctGGTAGCTCCTGGCGTCGGCGCCCGCGCCGACGGAGCCGAGGGCGTCGAGGCAGAACTGGACGTCGAAGTAGgtgctcccgccgccgacggtCTTGCACGACGGCAGGAGGATGCCGCCGGTGGCCTCGGccggagcggtggcggcggcgaagaggagcTGCAAGAGCAGGAAGGGGACGGTGGCGCTACgcaaagaggaggaggaggccatcgCCATTGTCGTCATGGCGACTGGGTTTTTGGTTATGTCCGGCGGCAGAGCGTGTCGACGTACCTAATATAAGTGGTAAAATTttgagcttcttcttctggAATTGAATTGACCATTAATTAGCATAATCATCGCCATTTCTTTTGATAGCTTTGCATTTATCGGCCTGGTTCTTTATGCTGCTGATATGCGCCATTAAATGTACTTTACTGTTTTCGAGAACTTTTGGATTTATTGGTTTCTTCATTTAAAGGACAACATGAACAATTGTATTCTTCTTgaatcttttcgtttttaatttcaaaattaactttattaaactttatttctaaaatctaAGGACATGTTTGattcaagaattttagtagtCCGTGGATTTTTCCCAGTAATCCCTAGGACTTTTTTATAGtccatcatatttaaaaagagAGACTAAAAATATCTTACTATACAAGTACCATAGTATCCCTGAGAAGAGTGGGGAAAAGAGAGGGTaggcgggggcggcgccggcgggcgggaCAGCGTGCGTCGGGAGCTCGGGTGGGCGTCGACagggggagagaagagggggCAGGCAGGCGAGCGGGCGAGTGAGCGGGACGGCGCGTCTCGGGAGCTTGGGTGGGCGTCGacagaggggagagaagagaggcaACGCGTGgaaagagggagaaaaaaatccCTTCCAAGGGACTACTGATTTTTGaaggactaaaaaaagtctcaAAAATAGTCTCTCATATTTGGAAGAAGTCCCTTCTATTTAGAAGAAGAGATACTTTTTCATAGAAGTCttgagacttttttttatctaaacgGGATCTAAATCTTTGGACAACTAGTGTTATACAC is a window of Oryza brachyantha chromosome 8, ObraRS2, whole genome shotgun sequence DNA encoding:
- the LOC102713568 gene encoding putative invertase inhibitor → MTTMAMASSSSLRSATVPFLLLQLLFAAATAPAEATGGILLPSCKTVGGGSTYFDVQFCLDALGSVGAGADARSYQDLAAVAVGLLAANATSTSARIDGLLRGGVGIRKVDAATARCLRSCRALYAGVARRQPACAAAVRGRRFGEARSSLEESAAAARGCEDGFRRGNATSPVTAENDDAFKLAKLGVALLAFA